One Exiguobacterium sp. BMC-KP genomic window, CGTCGCTTCGATGTCTCCAACTTCGACCGAATCTTGTGAAGCGACTTTCGCCTTCTTCTCTCGACTGAGCTTTTGTTTCGCTGATAACATCATCTGTTTACAGCGTTCTTGTTTCTCAGCATCGGTCATCGGCAGATACGCTTCGTGCCGGAAACGGGCATTCAACAGTTCCGCCATCAGTGCTTCATTCGACTGGGTGACATAGGCAAGCTTAACAAGCAGATGATCGATTGCCTTTGAATAAAATGTTCGCGGTAGGAAACGATCCGTTTGTCGCTTCATCTCTTCTAGGTCAAACGAATAATCAAATTCATACACTGCGCGCTCTTGTTTCGCATAGGCTTTTGGCTGATGCGCGGAAGCAAGACCTGCTTTCACATCGAATACTTGATCAAACCGGATCGTCCGGTCGACGATATTCTTCGGAAGCGGCTCCGTCCGGAAACGATGCTGCAAGGACCGGAAACGAATTTCACCAACGCGATAAAAGAGCAGACTCGATAACACTCCGTCATTTAAAAAAGTATTCGGCGCGAGTGGTACCCGGATTTGATAGATATAGCGATACGCTGCTTGGCGTGCTTCAAACGTCCGAATCAACCCGATGCCTTCTAGCTTGAATAGCTCTTCCTTGAACTCATCGACAGAAAAACCAAGTAACGTTCCAAGTTCCGCATGAGAGATATATTGGGATTTCGTTTTCCCCGGAATCATCTCGCTCCAAAACGTTTGATACAGTCCAAGCGCTTTGACACCAATGATCGGTTGGTACAAATAATATAAAGATTGATAGGCTTCACGGTCGACGACTCCATTGCTCATCACTAAGCAAAGATCGGTACCGGAAAGTTCACGTTCTACCATCTGACTCGTCCTTTCCTTAGGGAGAAAAAGAGAGGTACGCTGACCGGACAGGCGACCTCTCTTCTATCACGTTAAATTCTCACGGTCATTTTCCTGATGACGCTCCATTAGTTCAGAGAGCTCTTGGAAAAAGACATTGATGTCCTTGAATTGTTTATAAACACTCGCAAAGCGGACGTATGCCACTTCGTCGACCGATGCTAGCTCATTTAATACAAGGCGCCCGACTTGTTCACTTGGAATCTCGTGCTGAGCTGTCGCCCGTAATGCCTTTTCGACTCGACTGACGACTGTTTCCAGCTGTTCAATTGAAATCGGGCGTTTTTCACAGGCACGCACGAGTCCCCGTAAAATTTTCTCACGATTGAACTCATCGCGTGTTCCGTCTTTCTTTACGATGATTAAAGGGGTCTGCTCGACCATTTCGAATGTCGTAAAGCGATAGCCGCAAGACTCACATTCTCGTCTTCTACGAATCGAACCAAAATCCTGGACCGGTCTTGAATCCAGTACTTTTGTTCCGTTAAAATTACAGGCTGGACAGCGCATGCCGTACCTCCGTTCACGTGATTTCTTTTGTTCCAATCATTTTCAATCGATAGCCTGCATCAAGTGACGCATAGATGCGCTCGATGTGTTTCTCGAGATCAGGCCCGAGGAGGCTTTCCCGGTGTAAGAATAGATCGACCGCTGTTCTGCCGCCTGCTACCATGATAACAGTCGCGAGTCCATCGACTTCTTTTAACGTAAAGGCTAATTCTCCACGTCCCGCGTCAACACGACGAACCGTTCCGCCATCTTGTTTTAAGATATTTTCTAAACCAGCAAACAACATCTCGACTGTTGCTGCGTAATAATGCGTGCGTAAGTTTTCATTTTTATGTGTATCGGATGTCTCTAGCTGTTTTTGCAACCGTTCTTTCAGTCCCATGGTCATCCTCTTTTCTTTGTTTCTTCTACTATTAAGAATAACAGACGTCAGACATATTAAAAAGCCCTCGTCTGAACGACGAGGGCTTGACGAATTCGTGTGTATTGTCAGTTGACGTGCTGGACAGTAGCCGCTGGAACTTGAACAGGTCCCATACCACGTGGAATTTCGACATTTTCACGGATTTTCGCATCAAGCTTTTCAGCAATGTAGTTCGCTGCGATGGCTGGATCGATCCGATCCCCACAAGTAAAGACATCAACCGATGCATACCCGTGCTCTGGGAAACTGTGAATCGTCAAGTGCGATTCAGAGATAATGACGACGCCACTGACGCCGTGTGGTGCAAACTTGTGGAATGCTACTTCTCGTACTTCTGCACCTGCTTGAAGTGCTGCGTCAACGAAAAGTCGTTCAACGAATTCCATGTCGTTCAATTTTTCAGGATTACAATCCCAAAGTTCTGCAATAATGTGTCTTCCCATAGTATCCATTTGTGGATCCCCCCTACATTCAATGGTCTTCAAAGTAGTTGATCACTTACTTTGCGCCTGAGTCGTTCGCACCCACGGGGGAAAGTTAGTCCAGAGAGGTCCTAACCCTTTAAGCTGCGATTGCCAGACCGATTGAAGTTCACGATTTGAATTATAGCGAGTATCAAAAAGATACACAAGGATAAATTTCAAAAATTAATACATTTCTAGAAAAAAAACGGGACAGACCCCGTCGTTACTGGAATCTGCCCGCTTCAATTAATTCAGTTCAAGTTCTTTTTCAACCGTTCCCATTGCTTCAAGATGCGCAGAAACGAGGTGAACAAGATCGACGACACGGCAAGAATAACCCCACTCATTATCGTACCAAGCAAGGACCTTCACCTGACGACCGCCCATGACCATCGTTGAAAGTCCATCAACGACCGTTGAACGTTCTTCTCCGTTAAAGTCGATTGAGACGAGCGGTTCCATCGTCATCCCAAGGATTCCTTCGAGCGCACCGTCTGCTGCTTTCGTAAAGGCTTCGTTCACTTCAGCTACCGTCGTATCACGACTGACTTCGACGACAAGGTCAACGAGTGAAACGTTCGGTGTCGGAACACGAAGCGCGAGTCCATTCAATTTTCCCTCTAAATGCGGCAAGACGAGCGAAATCGCTTTTGCTGCACCCGTCGATGTTGGAATGATGGATGATCCACACGCACGAGCGCGACGTAAATCCTTATGTGGATTATCAATATTATTTTGATCGTTCGTAAACGCGTGAACCGTCGTTACGAGACCTGATTCAATCCCAAAAGCTCGGTCGATGACTTGAACGACGGGTGCGAGACAATTCGTCGTACAAGACGCGTTTGAGACGATAGCATCTGTTTCATGATCATACATGTCATCATTGACACCCATGACGATCGTCCGGACATCTCCTTTAGCAGGTGCCGTAATAACGACCTTTTTCGCCCCTGCTACTAAATGTTTTGCAGCACCCGTATCCGAATTGAACTTTCCTGTCGCTTCAACGACGATATCGATGCCGAGTTCCCCCCACGGCAACAGTTCAGGATTACGTTCACTGACGATTTGAATCTCTTTTCCGTCAACCATCAACGCCCCATCGATGATGTCGACCGGATAATTGAATTTCCCGTGTACCGTGTCGTACTTGATTAAATGTGCGAGCGTTTCGACTGGATAACTCGCATTGATTGCTACGACTTCGCTTTTCCCCTCAGCGATCAGACGTCGAAAGACCATTCGACCAATTCGACCAAAACCATTGACTGCCACCTTGACTCCCATGTGCGGATCCCCCTTCAATGTGACGGATGTAGCTCCGTTTACAGATAGAACTATATCACGAAATGTAAGCGATTTCATTATGTTCTCTAAAAAAAGTGAGAGAAGATGGAAACTTCTCTCACTTCACGGTTTTTCTATTCCGTTATCACGTGTCTTGTTCATCATATCGTACTAACCACTCATCGATTTGGTGGTATAACGAATCGAGACTACCGTCATTGAAGAGCACATCATCTGCAAGCTCTTTTTTCTGTTCGATACTTAGTTGTGCATGAATACGTGCATACGCTTCTGTTTCTGATAAATCATTACGTTGCATCAGTCGTCTTAACTGCATGTCTTCTGGACAATAGACGACGACGACTCGTTCGAACAAGTTTCGCCAATCCCCTTCGAGCAATAACGGAATATCAAATACGATGAGTGCATGTCCTGAACGTTCATAGGCATCTGCTTCATCGAGCATCTGTTGTCGGATGCTAGGATGCATCAACTGATTCAGCTGTTGTCGTTTTTCACTATCCTGAAAAATGATTTGTCCGAGCTTTGGACGGACAAGAAGTCCTTCTTCGAACGCTTCCGGGAATGCCTGCTTGACCGCATCATAGGCTCGACCTCCTGGTTCCACGACTTCTCGCGCAACGAGATCCGCATCGATGACCGCTATTCCTTTTTGTTTCAGATAGCTAGAAACCGTACTTTTGCCGGTTGCGATACTCCCTGTCAGACCGACTCTCATAAGGCGACCTGTTGACACGTCGGACAGAAATGTGTTCCCCGTCCACCAACTTTGATTTTTTCGATGGCTGTACCGCAACGAGGACATGGTTCTCCTTTTTGACCATATACCGCAAGTTGAAGCTGGAATTCACCTTTTCCTGACGGTGAAACATAACTTCGAATCGTGCTTCCGCCCGCTTCCACTGCTTGTCGTAAGACGTCAACACCCGCTTGATGAATGCGCGAGATATCGTCAAGTGTCAAAGCACCGGCTTTCGTCAACGGATGAACGCGTGCTGCGTGAAGTGTCTCATCGACATAAATGTTACCGAGACCAAGGAAGATCGATTGGTCGAGCAATGCCGTTTTGATTGGACTTCTTTTTTTACGAATTAAATTCTCCGCCAACACCTCTGCCGTGAACTCCGGATCAAACGGTTCACGCTCTAGTTGCGCTAATGGAGCAGTCTGCATCGCTGTTTCCTTATCACGCAACTCCATCGTTCCGAACTTCCGGACGTCATTATAGTGCAGTTCTGAACCATCCGTGAAACGGAAGACGACATGGGTATGTTTATCCCGCTCGACTGGTTGCGGATACGGGAAGTACTTCCCTTCCATTCGCAAATGACTGACGAGATAAAAACGATCGAAATCAAAGAGTAGGAACTTTCCGCGCCGTTCGACGCGTTCGATCCGTTCTTGATGTAAGGCATCTGCAAATGGCGCCACTTCCATCCCCCGAATCATCTTCGGATGATAGACTTTGACGGAAGAGACTGTTTTTCCAGAGACCGCACGTTCTAAACTGCGGCGAACGGTCTCGACTTCAGGTAATTCAGGCACGTCTATTCCTCCTTGCTTACTTCGTTTCGTACCACGTATGGCCTGCGCCACCATCAACGCGAAGCGGTACGGATAATTCGACGGTCTGCTCCATCGCTTGTTTGACAAGCGCTTGTAAAGCGTCGAGCTCTTCGTCTGGTGCTTCAAAAATCAATTCATCGTGTACTTGCAACAACAGGCGTGCTTTTAGATCCGATGCTTGTAAGGCAGCATGAACATCAAGCATCGCTTTTTTAATGATATCTGCAGCCGAACCTTGAATCGGCGTATTGATCGCCGTACGTTCGGCAAAACCGCGTAAGTTAAAGTTTTTCGAATTGATATCCGGAATATTACGGCGACGGTTCATCAACGTTTCGACGAATCCATTCGCTCGTGCCGTCTCGATCGCTGTATCCATGAACTGTTTGATTTGCGGGAACAGCTCGAAATAACGATCGATGAACGATTGTGCTTCCTTACGCGTGATGTTCAAGTTTTGTGACAGTCCATAATCGCTGATTCCATAAATGATTCCGAAGTTGACAGCTTTCGCCTGACGCCGCATGTTTCCTGTGACATCTTCCGGTTCAACACCAAAGACGCTACTTGCCGTCTGGGTATGGATGTCCTCATCATGTAAGAACGCATCGACAAGCGTCTGATCCTGCGACATATCCGCCATGACACGTAATTCGATTTGTGAATAATCGGCAGCGTACAGTGACCAGCCTGTCTCACTTGGAACGAAGGCTTTTCGAATCTTTCGTCCTTCTTCGATCCGAATCGGGATATTCTGAAGGTTCGGATTGACCGAACTTAAACGGCCGGTCTGGGCAATCGTCTGAGCAAAACGGGTATGAATCTTTCCATCTTCCTTGATGACTTTTTGTAATCCTTCGACATACGTCGACTGTAATTTTTGGAGCTCCCGGTATAACATGATATGATCGATGACCGGATGCAGTGGACGCAATTTTTCAAGGACGTCTGCGGCAGTCGAGTAACCGGTCTTTGTTTTCTTGAAAGCAGGCAGTTCGAGCTTTTCAAACAAAATCACACCGAGTTGTTTCGGTGAATTGATATTGAACGACTCACCGGCCGCCTCAAAGACCAATGTCTCAAGTTCCGTTAAACGCCCGGCCAGATCCGCTTGCATCTCTTGAAGCGTCGCGACGTCGACACGAATCCCTGTCCACTCCATCTCAGCGAGAACACCGGATAGTGGACGCTCTAACGTTTCATACAACTCATACTGCTGATTCGCCTTCAACTCTTCCCGGACTTTCGGGAACAATAATTCGATCATCCGTGCTTTTTCTGCAAGATAGGGGTGTAGCGTTTCATCATCTGGTGCCAGACGTTTCGCCCCCTTACCAAGTACCGCTTCCTCGTTCGGCGCCATTAAAGCATAGTGACCAGCAATTGAAGCGAGCGTCGTCCCGCCACTTAAGTTCAATAAGTAACCAGCTAATAACAGATCCTCGTACCCATTCAACGTCAAGCCATGTTTACGCAATGCGAATGCAACTTGTTTGGCATCGAGACAAATTTTCCGGTGTTCCGATTCGATCCACTGGCGGAATGCCGCATCCTCGACGAGTGTTGGCGCAGCAACATAGATTGTCTCTGGCGTCGCGATCGCAAACCCGATGATGTCTTCTTCCATATAATCTTCTCGAAGCTGTTCCGCAACCAATACGGCATCGGTGACACCTTCAGGAAGTGACGTGATCGTCACGACGTTCAACTGCTCTTTATCTTCTTCTTTGACGACCGGCGCAAACCGATTCGTCAACGACTTGAAGCCAAGCGACTGGAACAATGAATAAGGCACTTGTGTATCGATATCACGAATTTGCAAATCATCTAGCGTCGTCTCAAGCGGGACATCGATCTTGATCGTCGCGAGTTCTTTCGAGAGTCGCGCTA contains:
- the polA gene encoding DNA polymerase I produces the protein MMENKLLLIDGNSLTYRAFFALPPMTDAQGRNTNAAYGFTMMLLKLLEEEQPTHMLVAFDASSETFRHDVYQEYKGSREKTPSELREQFPIVRDICEALGIQMMELHRYEADDLIGTLARTMPTDRTRIVTGDKDLLQLVTDKVEVLITKRGITDVQCMTEELFAETYGGLKPIQMIDLKGLMGDKSDNIPGIPGIGEKTAVKLISAYGSVEGLYEHVEDLKGKQKEKVIANEELARLSKELATIKIDVPLETTLDDLQIRDIDTQVPYSLFQSLGFKSLTNRFAPVVKEEDKEQLNVVTITSLPEGVTDAVLVAEQLREDYMEEDIIGFAIATPETIYVAAPTLVEDAAFRQWIESEHRKICLDAKQVAFALRKHGLTLNGYEDLLLAGYLLNLSGGTTLASIAGHYALMAPNEEAVLGKGAKRLAPDDETLHPYLAEKARMIELLFPKVREELKANQQYELYETLERPLSGVLAEMEWTGIRVDVATLQEMQADLAGRLTELETLVFEAAGESFNINSPKQLGVILFEKLELPAFKKTKTGYSTAADVLEKLRPLHPVIDHIMLYRELQKLQSTYVEGLQKVIKEDGKIHTRFAQTIAQTGRLSSVNPNLQNIPIRIEEGRKIRKAFVPSETGWSLYAADYSQIELRVMADMSQDQTLVDAFLHDEDIHTQTASSVFGVEPEDVTGNMRRQAKAVNFGIIYGISDYGLSQNLNITRKEAQSFIDRYFELFPQIKQFMDTAIETARANGFVETLMNRRRNIPDINSKNFNLRGFAERTAINTPIQGSAADIIKKAMLDVHAALQASDLKARLLLQVHDELIFEAPDEELDALQALVKQAMEQTVELSVPLRVDGGAGHTWYETK
- a CDS encoding replication initiation and membrane attachment family protein, with the protein product MVERELSGTDLCLVMSNGVVDREAYQSLYYLYQPIIGVKALGLYQTFWSEMIPGKTKSQYISHAELGTLLGFSVDEFKEELFKLEGIGLIRTFEARQAAYRYIYQIRVPLAPNTFLNDGVLSSLLFYRVGEIRFRSLQHRFRTEPLPKNIVDRTIRFDQVFDVKAGLASAHQPKAYAKQERAVYEFDYSFDLEEMKRQTDRFLPRTFYSKAIDHLLVKLAYVTQSNEALMAELLNARFRHEAYLPMTDAEKQERCKQMMLSAKQKLSREKKAKVASQDSVEVGDIEATETMESTHPKHYVAKLRKVKALSERDEELIQQLIIDYEMSSGIVNAAYYYALVVKKDNRFSKNFLLSIVDDWKQKGYVTASEALAKTQEQDDLIAKKQEQKQERSRQTVGGRRGRTSNTNGGPNPKWLQEEKAKQQQYEASKKASFEADVPDDEEMERILRELKGN
- a CDS encoding glyceraldehyde-3-phosphate dehydrogenase, with amino-acid sequence MGVKVAVNGFGRIGRMVFRRLIAEGKSEVVAINASYPVETLAHLIKYDTVHGKFNYPVDIIDGALMVDGKEIQIVSERNPELLPWGELGIDIVVEATGKFNSDTGAAKHLVAGAKKVVITAPAKGDVRTIVMGVNDDMYDHETDAIVSNASCTTNCLAPVVQVIDRAFGIESGLVTTVHAFTNDQNNIDNPHKDLRRARACGSSIIPTSTGAAKAISLVLPHLEGKLNGLALRVPTPNVSLVDLVVEVSRDTTVAEVNEAFTKAADGALEGILGMTMEPLVSIDFNGEERSTVVDGLSTMVMGGRQVKVLAWYDNEWGYSCRVVDLVHLVSAHLEAMGTVEKELELN
- the nrdR gene encoding transcriptional regulator NrdR produces the protein MRCPACNFNGTKVLDSRPVQDFGSIRRRRECESCGYRFTTFEMVEQTPLIIVKKDGTRDEFNREKILRGLVRACEKRPISIEQLETVVSRVEKALRATAQHEIPSEQVGRLVLNELASVDEVAYVRFASVYKQFKDINVFFQELSELMERHQENDRENLT
- the speD gene encoding adenosylmethionine decarboxylase — translated: MDTMGRHIIAELWDCNPEKLNDMEFVERLFVDAALQAGAEVREVAFHKFAPHGVSGVVIISESHLTIHSFPEHGYASVDVFTCGDRIDPAIAANYIAEKLDAKIRENVEIPRGMGPVQVPAATVQHVN
- the mutM gene encoding DNA-formamidopyrimidine glycosylase codes for the protein MPELPEVETVRRSLERAVSGKTVSSVKVYHPKMIRGMEVAPFADALHQERIERVERRGKFLLFDFDRFYLVSHLRMEGKYFPYPQPVERDKHTHVVFRFTDGSELHYNDVRKFGTMELRDKETAMQTAPLAQLEREPFDPEFTAEVLAENLIRKKRSPIKTALLDQSIFLGLGNIYVDETLHAARVHPLTKAGALTLDDISRIHQAGVDVLRQAVEAGGSTIRSYVSPSGKGEFQLQLAVYGQKGEPCPRCGTAIEKIKVGGRGTHFCPTCQQVAL
- the coaE gene encoding dephospho-CoA kinase (Dephospho-CoA kinase (CoaE) performs the final step in coenzyme A biosynthesis.), with translation MRVGLTGSIATGKSTVSSYLKQKGIAVIDADLVAREVVEPGGRAYDAVKQAFPEAFEEGLLVRPKLGQIIFQDSEKRQQLNQLMHPSIRQQMLDEADAYERSGHALIVFDIPLLLEGDWRNLFERVVVVYCPEDMQLRRLMQRNDLSETEAYARIHAQLSIEQKKELADDVLFNDGSLDSLYHQIDEWLVRYDEQDT